The Leclercia adecarboxylata genome has a segment encoding these proteins:
- a CDS encoding site-specific DNA-methyltransferase, whose protein sequence is MSTISTDLIARIYAASELPLSNDELYREVQRETGMSDAELHELKEFGSDKTRTSGVKHKVRWFQQTLRQAGVIERVPEKRGVWRYSSKTKTNLHESWEKLCVVGFSTSLGASVFGNAYAFFSNITEQIHLCLTSPPYLLRNSRDYGHGGGRGEQVYIDWLLRILEPIVKQLVPGASVALNITQDSFNRGRPSRSLYLERLTLALCDKLGLELMDRLQWVNRSKPPSPTHWACKQRVQLCSSYEPVLWFTNDASKVRSNNLRVLQPHSEQHLKLQAAGGENRTTFYGDGAYQLKSGSFGNKTEGTIPKNTLFYGNSCADTRFCHSIARELGFPLHGATSPTRLAAFLIEFLTEPGDLVVDPFAGLHKVPIAAERLGRRWLATDKIMEWLAISRNLFTAAPGYKSNPMLDELAELYRA, encoded by the coding sequence ATGAGCACGATTTCTACGGATTTAATTGCACGGATCTACGCAGCCTCCGAATTGCCGTTGAGCAACGACGAGCTTTATCGCGAAGTGCAGCGTGAAACTGGCATGTCGGATGCCGAATTGCACGAACTGAAAGAATTTGGGTCAGATAAAACCAGAACCAGCGGCGTCAAACACAAAGTACGCTGGTTTCAGCAGACTCTTCGGCAGGCCGGAGTCATCGAACGCGTTCCAGAAAAACGGGGCGTCTGGAGATACTCCTCTAAGACGAAAACAAACCTACACGAGTCATGGGAAAAGCTCTGTGTTGTCGGTTTCTCAACTTCTCTTGGGGCATCGGTTTTTGGAAACGCCTATGCCTTCTTCAGCAATATCACAGAGCAAATTCATCTTTGCCTGACCTCGCCGCCTTACCTCCTTCGAAATTCAAGAGACTACGGGCATGGCGGGGGGCGTGGCGAGCAGGTTTATATTGACTGGCTTCTGCGTATCCTCGAACCGATCGTGAAACAGCTTGTACCCGGCGCAAGTGTGGCATTGAATATCACTCAAGATAGCTTTAATAGGGGCAGGCCTTCACGTTCTCTGTATCTGGAGCGTCTGACACTGGCATTATGTGACAAGCTGGGGCTTGAGCTCATGGACAGGCTTCAGTGGGTGAATCGCAGTAAGCCCCCATCGCCAACGCACTGGGCATGTAAGCAACGAGTGCAGCTCTGCTCATCGTATGAGCCTGTGCTGTGGTTTACCAATGATGCGAGTAAGGTTCGTTCAAACAACTTACGTGTACTGCAACCGCATTCAGAGCAGCATCTTAAATTGCAGGCAGCAGGCGGTGAAAATCGCACGACCTTTTATGGTGATGGGGCGTACCAGCTTAAAAGCGGATCCTTTGGAAATAAAACAGAAGGAACGATCCCCAAAAATACTTTGTTTTACGGCAATAGCTGCGCTGATACGAGATTTTGCCATTCCATTGCCCGCGAGCTAGGTTTTCCGCTGCATGGTGCAACGTCTCCTACCAGGCTTGCAGCGTTTCTGATTGAGTTTTTGACAGAGCCGGGAGATCTTGTTGTAGATCCCTTCGCTGGCCTGCATAAAGTTCCCATCGCAGCCGAGCGACTTGGCAGACGTTGGCTGGCGACGGACAAAATCATGGAATGGCTGGCGATTTCCCGAAACCTTTTTACGGCCGCACCGGGATATAAGAGTAACCCCATGCTGGACGAGCTCGCCGAACTGTATCGGGCTTAA